A region from the Sphaerodactylus townsendi isolate TG3544 linkage group LG01, MPM_Stown_v2.3, whole genome shotgun sequence genome encodes:
- the CDC42EP3 gene encoding cdc42 effector protein 3, with product MPAKTPIYLKAGNNKKGKKIKLRDILSPDMISPPLGDFRHTIHIGKEGQHDVFGDISFLQGNYELLPGNEGETTSSRCGGHSEFLRANSTSDSVFTETPSPVLKNAISLPAIGGSQALMLPLLSPVTFYSKQDSLGPLRNPRHSCEPVMEEKLQEKNKQLENGKIYKDDITWQRNVQTSHYANGRDSHSSSLSEQYTEWQTEDLFDNGHLSSGLAKTQVKSEESLSDLAEPLLSLQLDLGPSLLEEVLHVMDKNKS from the coding sequence ATGCCTGCCAAGACACCCATCTACTTGAAAGCTGGCAACaataagaaagggaaaaaaatcaagttgaGGGATATTTTGTCTCCTGACATGATCAGTCCACCTCTTGGTGATTTTCGCCACACGATTCACATTGGGAAGGAAGGACAACATGATGTTTTTGGCGACATCTCATTTCTGCAAGGAAATTATGAGCTCTTGCCTGGGAACGAGGGAGAAACAACAAGCAGTCGATGTGGAGGGCACAGTGAGTTCCTGAGGGCAAACAGCACCTCTGACTCTGTGTTTACCGAAACTCCTTCCCCAGTGCTCAAAAATGCCATATCACTTCCTGCCATTGGTGGTTCTCAAGCCCTCATGCTGCCCTTGTTGTCACCGGTGACATTTTATTCAAAGCAGGACTCTTTGGGGCCATTAAGGAATCCCAGGCATAGTTGTGAGCCTGTGATGGAAGAAAAGTTGCAGGAGAAGAACAAACAGTTGGAGAATGGGAAAATATACAAAGATGACATCACATGGCAGAGGAATGTCCAGACATCACATTATGCTAACGGAAGAGACAGTCATTCATCTAGCCTTTCAGAACAATACACTGAATGGCAAACAGAGGACTTATTTGACAACGGCCATCTTTCATCTGGCTTAGCCAAGACTCAAGTTAAATCCGAAGAATCCCTCTCAGATCTTGCTGAGCCTCTCCTCTCTCTGCAGCTTGACCTTGGACCCTCACTTTTAGAAGAAGTGCTTCACGTAATGGACAAAAACAAATCATAG